A portion of the Streptomyces platensis genome contains these proteins:
- a CDS encoding NAD-dependent epimerase/dehydratase family protein, producing the protein MSAATEPLHVVLGAGPAGTTLAGELVRRGHAVRLVSRSAPENTVEGVQSFAADVSTADGALAAVAGASVIYHCVNVPYHRQVEVMPRIQCAVLAAAEVTGARLVVLDTLYPYGQTRGEVMTEETPWRATSRKGRMRAQLDERYLEAHRAGRARVVLGRSADFVGPGVLNSTLGGAVFPAALGGSEILGLGDIDLPHSYTDIRDVAAGLATLGTHPEGDGRVWHLPTAPAVTTREIHAMIEERVGHQLQRVVLTEPRPFGPFDAEFMAEYAEMFYQHTEPQIVDSTAFERTFGIRPTPLDATLDATVEWYRALLAGSRS; encoded by the coding sequence ATGTCTGCTGCCACGGAACCGCTGCACGTCGTCCTGGGCGCCGGCCCCGCCGGCACCACGCTCGCCGGTGAGCTCGTGCGCCGCGGCCACGCCGTACGACTGGTCAGCCGCTCGGCGCCGGAGAACACCGTCGAGGGCGTCCAGTCCTTCGCCGCCGATGTGAGCACGGCCGACGGGGCGCTGGCCGCCGTCGCGGGCGCCTCGGTCATCTACCACTGCGTGAATGTCCCGTATCACCGCCAGGTCGAGGTGATGCCCCGGATCCAGTGCGCGGTACTGGCCGCCGCCGAGGTCACGGGGGCCCGGCTGGTCGTCCTGGACACGCTCTACCCGTACGGGCAGACCCGCGGTGAGGTGATGACGGAGGAGACCCCGTGGCGTGCGACGAGCCGCAAGGGGCGGATGCGGGCGCAGCTGGACGAGCGCTACCTCGAAGCCCACCGGGCGGGGCGGGCCCGTGTCGTCCTCGGCCGGTCGGCCGACTTCGTCGGTCCCGGGGTGCTGAACTCGACGCTCGGCGGAGCGGTCTTCCCGGCCGCCCTGGGCGGTAGCGAGATCCTCGGCCTGGGCGATATCGACCTGCCGCACAGCTACACGGACATCCGGGATGTGGCGGCCGGGCTCGCCACGCTCGGCACCCACCCGGAAGGCGACGGCCGGGTCTGGCACCTGCCCACCGCGCCCGCCGTCACCACCCGCGAGATCCACGCGATGATCGAGGAGCGGGTGGGCCACCAGCTCCAGCGGGTGGTGCTCACCGAGCCCCGCCCCTTCGGGCCGTTCGACGCGGAGTTCATGGCCGAGTACGCGGAGATGTTCTATCAGCACACCGAGCCGCAGATCGTGGACTCCACAGCCTTCGAGCGGACCTTCGGCATCCGCCCGACACCGCTGGACGCAACCCTCGACGCCACCGTCGAGTGGTACCGCGCCCTGCTGGCCGGCTCCCGGAGCTGA